The genomic DNA GCCCGCTTCAACGGACGCAGCAAGGTCCAGCGCCACGATATGGCGGCGGCTGAAATCAGCGCGTCAGGCGCTTGTAGGTGACGCGCTTCGGGTTGACCGAGTCCGGGCCGAGGCGGCGGATCTTGTCCTTCTCGTAGTCTTCGAAGTTGCCTTCGAACCACTCGACCTGGCTGTCGCCTTCAAAAGCGAGGATGTGCGTTGCCAGGCGGTCGAGGAACATGCGGTCGTGGCTGATGATAACGGCGCAACCGGCGAAGTTTTCGAGCGCGATTTCGAGCGCTGCCAGCGTCTCGGTGTCGAGGTCGTTGGTCGGTTCGTCGAGCAGCAGCACGTTGCCGCCGTTCTTCAGCATCTTGGCGAGGTGAACGCGGTTGCGCTGACCGCCCGAGAGGTTGCCGACCTTCTGCTGCTGGTCGCCGCCCTTGAAGTTGAAGGTCGAGCAATAGGCGCGCGAGTTCATCTCGTGCTTGCCGAGCTTGATGACTTCAGCACCGCCGGAGATTTCTTCCCAGACGGTCTTGTTGCCGTCGAGCGCGTCGCGGCTCTGGTCGACATAGCCGAGGTGCACGGTATCACCGATGCGGATTGAGCCGCTGTCGGGCTGTTCCTGGCCGGTGATCATGCGGAAGAGCGTCGTCTTACCGGCGCCGTTCGGGCCGATGATGCCGACGATGCCGCCCGGCGGCAGCTTCAGCGACAGGCCGTCGATCAACAGGCGATCGCCATAGCCCTTGGTGACGCCTTCCATCTCGATGACCACCTGGCCGAGACGTTCGCCGACCGGGATGATGATCTGCGCGTCGCCGGGGCGCTGGTTTTCCGCCGCGTTGACCAGTTCGTCATAGGAGCGGATACGCGCCTTGGACTTGGCCTGACGAGCCTTGGGGCTGGATGCGATCCATTCCTGTTCGCGAGCGATCGCCTTCTGGCGGGACGCCTCTTCGCGACCTTCCTGCTGCATGCGCTTGGCCTTCGCAACCAGGTAGGCCGAGTAGTTGCCCTCGTAGGGGATGCTGCGGCCGCGGTCGAGCTCGAGGATCCAGCCGGTGACGTTGTCGAGGAAGTAACGGTCGTGGGTGATCATCAGCACGGCGCCCGGATACTCGCGCAGGTGCTTTTCGAGCCAGGCGATCGTCTCGGCGTCGAGGTGGTTGGTCGGTTCGTCGAGGAGCAGCAGGTCCGGCTGCGAGAGCAGCAGCTTGCAGAGCGCAACACGACGCTTTTCACCGCCCGACAGGTTGGTGACTTCCGCGTCGCCCGGCGGGCAGCGCAGCGCTTCCATGGCCATTTCGACCTGACTTTCC from Ensifer adhaerens includes the following:
- the ettA gene encoding energy-dependent translational throttle protein EttA; the encoded protein is MARQFIYHMAGLNKSYGAKKVLENVHLSFYPDAKIGILGPNGAGKSTVLRIMAGLDKEFTGEAWVAEGATVGYLPQEPQLDPTKTVLENAMEGVAKKKAIVDRYNELMMNYSDETAEEGAKLQDIIDSQNLWDLESQVEMAMEALRCPPGDAEVTNLSGGEKRRVALCKLLLSQPDLLLLDEPTNHLDAETIAWLEKHLREYPGAVLMITHDRYFLDNVTGWILELDRGRSIPYEGNYSAYLVAKAKRMQQEGREEASRQKAIAREQEWIASSPKARQAKSKARIRSYDELVNAAENQRPGDAQIIIPVGERLGQVVIEMEGVTKGYGDRLLIDGLSLKLPPGGIVGIIGPNGAGKTTLFRMITGQEQPDSGSIRIGDTVHLGYVDQSRDALDGNKTVWEEISGGAEVIKLGKHEMNSRAYCSTFNFKGGDQQQKVGNLSGGQRNRVHLAKMLKNGGNVLLLDEPTNDLDTETLAALEIALENFAGCAVIISHDRMFLDRLATHILAFEGDSQVEWFEGNFEDYEKDKIRRLGPDSVNPKRVTYKRLTR